The Anoxybacillus flavithermus genome has a segment encoding these proteins:
- a CDS encoding NADH-quinone oxidoreductase subunit B yields the protein MDVKLLNVSDQEMEEMRRNVFLTTLEQLKAWARSNSLWPLTFGLACCAIEMMGVGSSHYDLDRFGSFFRTSPRQSDVMIVSGTVTKKMAPIVRRLYDQMPEPKWVIAMGSCATAGGPYVKSYCVVKGVDQIVPVDVYIPGCPPNPAALIYGINKLKEKIRYEAKTGKKVL from the coding sequence ATGGATGTAAAATTGTTGAACGTATCAGATCAGGAAATGGAAGAAATGCGTCGCAATGTGTTTTTAACGACATTAGAACAGTTAAAAGCATGGGCGCGCAGCAATTCGCTATGGCCGTTGACGTTCGGTCTTGCCTGTTGCGCCATCGAAATGATGGGGGTCGGTTCTTCACATTACGATTTAGATCGCTTCGGATCTTTTTTCCGTACGTCACCTCGTCAATCTGACGTCATGATTGTCTCCGGAACGGTGACAAAAAAAATGGCGCCTATCGTTCGCCGTTTATACGATCAAATGCCTGAGCCGAAATGGGTCATTGCGATGGGTTCATGTGCAACCGCAGGCGGTCCGTACGTAAAATCGTATTGCGTTGTCAAAGGCGTCGATCAAATTGTGCCTGTTGACGTATACATCCCAGGCTGTCCGCCAAATCCAGCTGCGTTGATTTACGGCATTAACAAACTGAAAGAAAAAATTCGCTATGAAGCGAAAACAGGAAAGAAGGTGCTGTAG
- a CDS encoding NADH-quinone oxidoreductase subunit M, with product MQPYFLSLLIFSPLLGILVLSLFPKEQEKAIKWLGVLATLPSLCLSLFAFWQYRNGYDISKLSEKRSWIQFGDFPFLKETDFTVAYELHVDGFALVMIVLTTILATLAAIASTSIQKEWKGYFQLFLLLEIGMLGVFAASNLVLFFIFFELTLIPMFFLIGKWGYFEKEKVAYSYLIYNGLGSAVLLIVIAVLFARTGTSNIAELRYILTNSSVQTISPISDDLRYGLFLALLVAFGVKLPIVPFHRWMLRVHVQAPPSVVMLHAGVLLKIGAFGLVRLAFGLFPGQFQQFSTWLIVLGIVNLLYGAFLALRQTDFKMVLAYSSVSHMGIVLIGLGSLNEAGIQGAIFQAVSHGFIAAFLFFFVGVMYERTRTTTLARLGGLAKTMPYVSGFMLAGAMASLGLPGTSGFVSEFMAFVGAFQAAPWLAAIGTLGIIMTAVYLLRAVLHMTFGQTAVTNVRDLRGIEWVPAISLLLLIIIIGVYPSILAMPLQTTIETMMNGLGG from the coding sequence ATGCAGCCGTACTTTTTATCGCTCTTAATTTTCTCCCCGCTTTTAGGCATACTCGTTCTTTCGCTCTTTCCGAAAGAACAAGAAAAAGCGATCAAATGGCTCGGCGTGTTAGCAACGCTGCCATCGTTATGTTTATCGCTGTTTGCGTTTTGGCAATATCGAAACGGCTATGATATAAGCAAGTTATCGGAAAAGCGATCGTGGATTCAATTTGGTGATTTTCCGTTTTTGAAAGAGACGGATTTTACTGTCGCTTACGAACTTCATGTGGACGGCTTTGCGCTTGTGATGATCGTGTTAACGACGATTTTAGCGACGCTTGCGGCGATTGCTTCTACGTCTATTCAAAAAGAATGGAAAGGATATTTTCAACTATTTTTACTGCTTGAAATCGGTATGCTTGGCGTATTTGCTGCAAGCAACCTTGTGCTCTTTTTCATCTTTTTCGAGCTGACGCTTATCCCGATGTTTTTCTTAATCGGAAAATGGGGATATTTCGAAAAAGAAAAAGTAGCGTACAGCTACTTAATTTATAACGGTCTTGGTTCAGCCGTCTTATTGATCGTCATTGCGGTATTGTTCGCACGTACCGGTACATCGAACATAGCAGAGTTGCGTTACATCTTAACGAACTCATCGGTACAAACGATTTCGCCAATTTCCGACGATCTTCGTTACGGACTATTTTTAGCATTGCTCGTTGCCTTTGGGGTAAAATTGCCGATTGTGCCGTTTCATCGTTGGATGTTGCGCGTACACGTTCAAGCGCCACCGTCTGTTGTTATGCTACACGCAGGGGTGTTGTTAAAAATTGGTGCGTTCGGTCTTGTTCGCTTGGCGTTCGGATTATTTCCCGGGCAATTCCAACAATTTTCGACATGGCTCATCGTGCTTGGTATAGTCAACTTGTTGTACGGTGCGTTTTTAGCACTTAGACAAACCGATTTTAAAATGGTGCTTGCTTACTCGAGTGTGTCACATATGGGGATTGTATTGATCGGTCTTGGTTCGCTAAACGAGGCAGGAATACAAGGGGCTATTTTCCAAGCGGTATCACACGGGTTTATCGCTGCATTTTTATTCTTTTTCGTTGGCGTCATGTACGAAAGAACGCGTACAACAACGCTTGCTCGTTTAGGGGGGCTAGCGAAGACGATGCCGTACGTATCCGGTTTTATGCTTGCGGGCGCGATGGCTTCGCTCGGGTTGCCGGGAACGTCCGGATTTGTAAGTGAGTTTATGGCGTTCGTTGGTGCATTTCAAGCAGCGCCTTGGCTCGCTGCGATCGGTACGCTCGGCATTATTATGACCGCGGTATATTTGTTGCGAGCTGTACTTCATATGACATTTGGGCAAACAGCGGTGACGAACGTCCGCGATTTACGTGGCATCGAATGGGTGCCAGCGATAAGTTTACTGTTACTCATTATCATCATCGGGGTATATCCGAGCATATTAGCGATGCCGTTACAAACGACGATTGAAACGATGATGAACGGGTTAGGGGGTTGA
- a CDS encoding NADH-quinone oxidoreductase subunit K, producing MSVPLSAYLVFALMLFCIGLYGALTKRNTVIVLICIELMLNAVNVNLVAFSKYGMNPGITGQVFSLFTITVAAAEAAVGLAILIALYRNRKTIHIDEVDSMKR from the coding sequence ATGAGCGTACCGTTATCCGCCTATCTCGTATTTGCGCTTATGTTATTTTGCATCGGGTTGTACGGGGCGCTAACAAAACGCAATACGGTCATTGTGCTCATTTGCATTGAACTCATGTTAAATGCCGTAAACGTCAACTTAGTCGCATTTAGCAAATACGGGATGAATCCAGGCATCACAGGTCAAGTGTTTTCGCTCTTTACGATTACTGTTGCCGCGGCAGAAGCAGCGGTCGGATTAGCCATTTTAATTGCGCTATATCGCAATCGAAAAACGATTCATATTGATGAAGTCGATTCGATGAAACGATAA
- a CDS encoding NADH:ubiquinone oxidoreductase subunit J: protein MSGQYIAFFVLSLIALGGGIFMLNLNKVVHMVVALVFTFVSIAGIYVLLSAEFVAAVQVLIYSGAITIIMLFGIMLTRHQDDGQSTGSPLRKALALLGTVAFGAVMYIGIRTLDFGSEAVGLHDKNTEQIGIAMYSKYVIPFELASVLLLVALIGAVILAKKDDKEAGE, encoded by the coding sequence ATGAGTGGACAATATATTGCGTTTTTCGTTCTTTCGCTCATTGCGCTCGGCGGCGGCATTTTTATGTTAAATTTAAACAAAGTCGTCCATATGGTCGTCGCGCTCGTCTTTACGTTCGTCAGCATCGCCGGCATTTACGTTCTTTTATCGGCTGAATTTGTCGCGGCCGTCCAAGTACTTATTTACTCTGGTGCGATTACCATTATTATGTTGTTCGGCATTATGCTTACGCGCCATCAAGATGACGGCCAATCGACAGGTAGCCCGCTTCGAAAAGCATTAGCATTGCTCGGTACGGTTGCTTTTGGGGCGGTCATGTACATCGGCATTCGCACGCTTGACTTTGGCAGCGAAGCGGTTGGACTTCACGACAAAAATACGGAACAAATCGGAATTGCGATGTATTCGAAATATGTCATTCCGTTTGAACTTGCCTCTGTTTTGTTGCTTGTCGCATTAATTGGCGCGGTCATTTTAGCGAAAAAAGATGATAAGGAGGCGGGAGAATGA
- a CDS encoding NADH dehydrogenase subunit D yields MLRTEEMLLNVGPQHPSTHGVFRLVLKIDGEIIKEATPVIGYLHRGTEKIAENLQYTQIIPYTDRMDYLSAMTNNYVICHAVETMMGIEVPERAEYLRVLAMELGRIASHLVWWGTYLLDIGAVSPFLYAFREREMIINLLNELSGARLTFNYMRVGGVKWDAPDGWIDKVKQFVPYMRKQLEGYHELVTGNEIFRNRVIGVGKYTKEEALAYSLSGVNLRCTGVKWDLRKDEPYSIYDRFDFDVPVRTEGDCFARYECRLAEIEQSLRIIEQACEQFPSDGEIMAKVPKMIKAPPGEAYVRIESPRGEIGCYIASDGKKEPYRLKFRRPSFYNLQILPKLLKGENIANLIAILGAIDIVLGEVDG; encoded by the coding sequence TTGCTTAGAACAGAGGAGATGCTTTTAAACGTCGGACCGCAACATCCGAGCACGCATGGCGTGTTTCGCCTCGTGCTGAAAATCGATGGGGAAATCATTAAAGAAGCGACTCCCGTCATCGGTTATCTTCATCGCGGGACAGAAAAAATTGCGGAAAATTTGCAGTATACACAAATCATTCCGTACACAGATCGCATGGACTATTTATCGGCGATGACGAACAATTACGTTATTTGTCACGCAGTAGAAACGATGATGGGGATTGAAGTGCCAGAGCGCGCAGAATATTTACGTGTTTTAGCGATGGAGCTTGGCCGCATTGCGAGCCATCTCGTTTGGTGGGGTACGTATTTGCTTGATATTGGTGCAGTCAGCCCGTTTTTATATGCGTTTCGTGAGCGGGAAATGATTATTAACTTATTAAACGAACTATCAGGCGCGCGTCTAACGTTTAACTATATGCGTGTAGGCGGTGTGAAATGGGATGCGCCAGATGGATGGATCGACAAAGTGAAACAGTTCGTTCCATATATGCGCAAACAACTAGAAGGTTATCATGAGCTAGTGACGGGAAATGAAATTTTCCGCAACCGTGTCATCGGCGTCGGTAAATACACGAAAGAAGAAGCGTTAGCTTATTCGTTAAGCGGCGTCAATTTACGTTGTACCGGTGTGAAATGGGACTTGCGAAAAGATGAACCGTATTCCATTTACGACCGCTTTGATTTTGATGTACCTGTACGCACAGAAGGGGATTGTTTCGCCCGTTATGAATGCCGTCTCGCCGAAATTGAGCAATCGCTTCGCATTATTGAACAAGCGTGTGAGCAGTTTCCAAGCGACGGTGAGATTATGGCGAAAGTGCCGAAAATGATTAAAGCGCCACCGGGCGAGGCGTATGTGCGCATCGAGTCGCCGCGTGGCGAAATTGGTTGTTATATTGCGAGCGACGGGAAAAAAGAGCCGTACCGCTTAAAATTCCGTCGACCGTCATTTTACAATTTGCAAATCCTTCCGAAACTATTAAAAGGGGAAAATATCGCAAATTTAATTGCGATACTTGGCGCGATTGATATCGTGCTTGGGGAGGTCGATGGATAA
- a CDS encoding ATP synthase epsilon chain: MKTIKVSVVTPDGPVYEADVEMVSAKAQSGELGVLPGHIPMVAPLEIGAVRLKKGNATELVAVSGGFLEVRPDRVTILAQAAERAEDIDVARAKAAKERAERRLQAKQEDIDHKRAELALRRAINRLNVANRNF, encoded by the coding sequence ATGAAGACGATTAAAGTCAGTGTCGTAACTCCGGACGGCCCAGTATATGAAGCGGATGTGGAAATGGTGAGCGCTAAAGCGCAAAGCGGCGAACTCGGCGTGTTGCCAGGGCACATTCCGATGGTCGCACCGCTAGAGATTGGCGCGGTTCGTTTAAAAAAAGGAAACGCAACTGAGCTTGTAGCGGTGAGCGGTGGCTTTTTAGAAGTTCGCCCTGATCGTGTGACGATTTTGGCGCAAGCGGCAGAACGTGCAGAAGATATTGACGTGGCACGCGCAAAAGCGGCGAAAGAGCGAGCTGAACGTCGCTTGCAAGCAAAGCAAGAGGATATTGATCATAAGCGAGCAGAATTAGCTTTACGCCGTGCGATTAACCGTTTAAATGTAGCGAACCGTAACTTTTAA
- a CDS encoding NADH:ubiquinone oxidoreductase subunit A (Catalyzes the transfer of electrons from NADH to ubiquinone) has protein sequence MCIKSQRGGTSLNVYVNSYVVVFVFLCLGILLPIVALTAGRFLRPHAPNAAKQTTYESGLDPFHDSRVQFNVRYYIFALLFVIFDVETVFLYPWAVAFEKLGAFALIEMLIFVVMLLIGLVYAWKKKVLKWM, from the coding sequence ATGTGTATAAAGTCACAAAGGGGTGGGACATCGTTGAACGTTTATGTAAACAGTTATGTAGTCGTCTTTGTGTTTCTTTGTTTAGGTATTTTACTTCCAATCGTTGCGCTCACAGCGGGGCGTTTTCTTCGTCCACATGCGCCAAATGCAGCGAAGCAAACGACATACGAAAGCGGATTAGATCCTTTCCACGATTCGCGCGTGCAATTTAACGTGCGGTATTACATTTTTGCATTATTGTTCGTCATTTTTGATGTAGAGACTGTATTTTTATATCCGTGGGCGGTCGCGTTTGAAAAGCTTGGTGCGTTTGCGCTCATCGAAATGCTTATTTTCGTCGTCATGTTGTTAATTGGACTTGTGTATGCTTGGAAGAAGAAGGTGTTAAAATGGATGTAA
- a CDS encoding NADH-quinone oxidoreductase subunit L, with the protein MMENAWLIPLFPFVSFVVLLVVGKQLKERSAYVGMLLTFLSLVWALGTLYERWTAPTYKQAYTWLTIGDVDITVGFEVNALNALMLVVVSLVSFLVHTYAKGYMHGDERFSVFYAYLGLFTFAMLGLVVSPNVLQTYIFWELVGLGSFLLIGFYFYKEEAKAAAKKAFIMTRIGDVGLLIGMILLFLEVKSFEYEAIFAALQNGDISATIVTLSAILIFIGAVGKSGQFPLHTWLPDAMEGPTPVSALIHAATMVAAGVYLVATLFPLYEASEAAMTTVAYVGGFTAIFAASIGLVQTDIKRVLAYSTVSQLGYMMLALGSAGYVAGVFHLMTHAFFKALLFLAAGSVIHAVHTQNIEQMGGLWKKMKWTAPLFLIGTLAISGFPFFSGFFSKDEILIATWTHGHVGLFVVAVIAAFFTAFYMFRLFFLVFAGEARTNNHDVHESPAVMVLPMIVLGVLAVVSGYVQTPWGAFLGEWLTEGTNWHAHTEGPTWIMIVATVVSLCGMALAWLIYGKRAIARDWLSSRFPMTYNVLMNKYYIDEFYGLTVIRAASFVSLLFEYIDRFLVEGVAQLFAATARGIGRIGSRLQNGQVQMYGTVTIVALAILVVIFAVTGGYL; encoded by the coding sequence ATGATGGAAAACGCATGGCTCATACCGCTTTTTCCGTTCGTATCGTTTGTTGTGCTGCTTGTTGTGGGCAAGCAGCTAAAAGAACGAAGCGCGTATGTCGGAATGTTGTTGACGTTTCTTTCGCTCGTTTGGGCTCTCGGGACGTTGTACGAGCGATGGACGGCACCAACATACAAACAAGCATACACATGGCTAACAATTGGGGATGTGGATATAACGGTCGGATTTGAGGTGAATGCATTAAATGCATTAATGCTCGTTGTCGTATCGCTTGTTAGTTTTCTCGTACATACGTATGCGAAAGGATATATGCACGGGGATGAGCGCTTCTCGGTATTTTACGCCTATTTAGGCTTGTTTACGTTCGCGATGCTCGGACTTGTTGTATCACCGAATGTACTACAAACGTACATTTTTTGGGAGCTTGTCGGTCTCGGTTCGTTCTTATTGATCGGATTTTATTTTTACAAAGAAGAAGCGAAAGCGGCAGCGAAAAAAGCGTTTATTATGACGCGCATCGGGGATGTCGGCTTATTAATTGGTATGATTTTATTGTTTCTCGAAGTAAAAAGTTTTGAATATGAAGCGATTTTTGCGGCGTTGCAAAACGGAGATATTTCCGCAACGATTGTGACGTTAAGTGCGATTCTCATTTTTATTGGGGCAGTTGGAAAATCGGGTCAATTCCCGCTTCATACGTGGCTTCCAGATGCGATGGAAGGCCCGACGCCTGTATCAGCGTTAATTCACGCTGCAACGATGGTCGCTGCAGGGGTATATTTAGTCGCTACGTTGTTCCCGCTTTATGAAGCAAGCGAAGCAGCGATGACAACCGTTGCTTATGTTGGTGGATTCACCGCTATTTTTGCGGCATCGATCGGTCTTGTGCAAACGGACATTAAACGCGTATTAGCTTATTCGACAGTTAGCCAGCTTGGCTACATGATGTTGGCGCTCGGTTCAGCCGGGTATGTCGCAGGTGTGTTTCATTTAATGACGCATGCATTTTTTAAAGCGTTGCTCTTTTTAGCCGCAGGTAGCGTCATTCATGCGGTGCATACGCAAAACATTGAACAAATGGGTGGACTATGGAAAAAAATGAAATGGACCGCTCCGCTTTTTTTAATCGGAACGTTAGCCATTAGTGGATTTCCGTTTTTCTCAGGTTTTTTCAGCAAAGATGAAATTTTAATTGCCACGTGGACGCACGGACATGTCGGTCTATTTGTTGTTGCTGTTATTGCGGCCTTTTTCACCGCGTTTTATATGTTCCGTTTATTTTTCCTCGTGTTCGCGGGAGAAGCGAGAACGAACAATCACGATGTGCATGAATCGCCAGCTGTCATGGTGCTACCGATGATCGTACTCGGTGTGCTCGCAGTCGTTTCTGGTTACGTTCAAACACCGTGGGGTGCCTTTTTAGGCGAGTGGTTGACAGAAGGAACGAATTGGCATGCGCATACAGAAGGTCCAACTTGGATTATGATTGTAGCGACCGTTGTTTCTTTATGTGGCATGGCTCTTGCGTGGCTCATATATGGCAAACGTGCGATTGCGCGCGACTGGCTATCGTCACGTTTCCCAATGACGTACAACGTGCTTATGAACAAATATTACATCGACGAGTTTTACGGACTTACTGTTATTCGTGCCGCATCGTTTGTTAGCTTGTTATTTGAGTACATTGATCGTTTCCTCGTTGAAGGGGTGGCTCAGCTATTTGCGGCAACAGCGCGTGGCATCGGCCGAATCGGCTCACGTTTACAAAACGGTCAAGTACAAATGTACGGTACAGTAACGATTGTCGCTTTAGCGATTCTCGTCGTCATTTTTGCGGTGACAGGGGGGTATTTATAA
- a CDS encoding NADH-quinone oxidoreductase subunit C, whose product MSDEKDLQQLKKEAAERAKQLAKERLAAKQSAEQTEPSLESEDDLALAKKKAAAAAKAKAAALAKQKAMETGDLSEEELAKKKAAAAAKAKAAALAKQKAAETGDLSEEELAKKKAAAAAKAKAAALAKQKAAESGDLSEEELAKKKAAAAAKAKAAALAKQKAAETGDLSEEELAKKKAAAAAKAKAAAAAKAKSVDVHEQKEEAPSPNQPYLDKYVKVIEEHLGTEVLENAYINRLSKDVPTLVAKKDTYYKVAEFLKYNEQLSFDYLSELHGTDFQTHMEVYVHLYSYKNRQSVALKVKIDRDDPVIDSLVPLWPGANWPECEAYDLLGIRFEGHPNLIRIFLGENWVGYPLRKDYEPYDMEG is encoded by the coding sequence ATGAGCGATGAAAAAGATTTACAGCAACTAAAAAAAGAAGCAGCGGAACGGGCGAAACAATTAGCAAAAGAGCGATTGGCAGCAAAACAATCAGCCGAACAAACTGAGCCATCGCTCGAAAGCGAAGATGACCTTGCGCTTGCGAAGAAAAAAGCAGCAGCAGCGGCGAAAGCAAAAGCTGCAGCGTTAGCAAAACAAAAAGCGATGGAGACAGGTGACTTAAGCGAAGAAGAATTGGCGAAGAAAAAAGCAGCAGCAGCGGCGAAAGCAAAAGCTGCAGCGTTGGCAAAACAAAAAGCGGCGGAGACAGGTGACTTAAGCGAAGAAGAATTGGCGAAGAAAAAAGCAGCGGCAGCGGCGAAAGCAAAAGCTGCAGCGTTGGCAAAACAAAAAGCGGCAGAGTCTGGTGACTTAAGCGAAGAAGAATTAGCGAAGAAAAAAGCAGCGGCAGCGGCGAAAGCAAAAGCTGCAGCGTTGGCAAAACAAAAAGCGGCGGAGACAGGTGACTTAAGCGAAGAAGAATTGGCGAAGAAAAAAGCGGCGGCAGCAGCGAAAGCAAAAGCTGCAGCGGCGGCAAAAGCGAAAAGTGTAGATGTTCATGAACAGAAAGAGGAAGCACCGTCGCCAAATCAGCCATATCTCGACAAATACGTCAAAGTGATCGAAGAACATCTCGGAACAGAAGTGCTAGAAAACGCTTACATCAACCGGTTGTCGAAAGACGTGCCAACGCTTGTTGCTAAAAAAGATACATATTATAAAGTGGCTGAGTTTTTAAAATATAACGAGCAGCTAAGTTTTGATTATTTATCCGAATTGCACGGAACGGATTTTCAAACACATATGGAAGTGTACGTCCACTTGTATTCTTATAAAAATCGCCAGTCCGTTGCGCTGAAAGTAAAAATAGATCGCGACGATCCGGTCATTGACTCGCTTGTACCGCTTTGGCCAGGGGCAAATTGGCCGGAGTGCGAGGCGTACGACTTGCTTGGTATTCGTTTTGAAGGCCATCCAAACCTCATTCGCATTTTCTTAGGTGAAAATTGGGTCGGCTATCCGCTTCGGAAAGATTACGAGCCGTACGATATGGAGGGGTAA
- a CDS encoding NADH-quinone oxidoreductase subunit I, whose product MLGLMKGLAYTLKNLTKEKVTYDYPNEPLPLPDRFRGIQKFYPEKCIVCNQCANICPTDCIQLTGKKHPDPTKKGKIIDTYDINFEICILCDLCTEVCPTEAIVMTNNFELAEYSRDELFKDLTWLDENDTNVRKVNKP is encoded by the coding sequence ATGCTCGGTTTAATGAAAGGATTAGCGTATACGCTGAAAAACTTAACAAAAGAAAAAGTGACGTACGATTATCCGAATGAACCGCTTCCGCTTCCGGATCGCTTTCGCGGCATTCAAAAGTTTTATCCGGAAAAATGTATCGTTTGCAATCAGTGCGCAAACATTTGCCCGACCGACTGTATTCAGCTGACGGGCAAAAAGCATCCGGATCCGACGAAAAAAGGAAAAATTATTGATACGTATGACATTAACTTTGAAATTTGCATTTTATGCGATTTATGTACGGAAGTATGTCCGACCGAGGCGATTGTGATGACGAACAACTTTGAATTAGCAGAATATAGCCGCGATGAATTGTTTAAAGATTTAACGTGGTTAGATGAAAATGATACGAACGTGCGGAAGGTGAATAAGCCATGA
- a CDS encoding NADH-quinone oxidoreductase subunit H yields the protein MMEQLLQSTPSWTNVAIFFAIGVGLLLVVLGFVTYGILAERKVMGFMQGRIGPNQVGGRWGLLQTVADVLKLLLKEDTIPKAADRPLFILAPVIAFAPAFMVLAALPFTDALQFADIGVGLLYYIAVSGLTTIGVVTGAWASNNKYALLGGMRAAAQMISYEVPLVMSVIGVILLSGSLNLNDIVAAQKDVWFIVVQPIGFLVFLIAAVAELNRTPFDLPEAESELVAGFHVEYSGFRWAFFMLAEYVYFFAMAALTTVLFLGGWHPLPFLGFIPGAVWFALKFSLVVFLFIWFRITFPRVRADQLMEFGWKVLLPVALVNIFVTALVKQLFF from the coding sequence ATGATGGAACAACTTTTGCAGTCGACGCCGAGCTGGACGAATGTGGCCATTTTCTTTGCGATTGGTGTTGGGCTGTTGCTCGTTGTGTTAGGGTTTGTCACGTACGGCATTTTAGCGGAACGAAAAGTAATGGGATTTATGCAAGGGCGCATCGGTCCAAATCAAGTGGGTGGACGTTGGGGATTGTTACAAACAGTCGCCGACGTATTAAAACTATTGTTAAAAGAAGATACGATCCCGAAAGCAGCTGATCGTCCATTATTTATTTTAGCGCCGGTCATCGCGTTTGCCCCTGCGTTTATGGTGCTTGCAGCCCTTCCTTTTACGGATGCGTTGCAATTTGCCGATATTGGTGTCGGACTGTTGTATTACATCGCTGTGTCCGGATTGACGACGATTGGGGTTGTCACGGGCGCATGGGCGTCAAACAATAAATATGCGCTACTTGGAGGCATGCGCGCCGCAGCGCAAATGATTTCATACGAAGTGCCGCTTGTCATGTCTGTTATTGGCGTCATTTTGTTGTCGGGAAGCTTAAACTTAAACGACATTGTTGCAGCGCAAAAAGACGTTTGGTTTATCGTTGTGCAGCCGATCGGATTTCTCGTCTTTTTGATCGCTGCTGTGGCGGAGTTAAACCGGACGCCGTTTGACTTGCCAGAAGCGGAATCAGAGCTTGTAGCAGGTTTCCACGTTGAGTATTCTGGCTTCCGCTGGGCGTTTTTCATGCTTGCAGAGTACGTGTACTTTTTTGCCATGGCGGCATTAACGACGGTGCTCTTTTTAGGAGGATGGCATCCGCTTCCGTTTCTCGGCTTCATTCCAGGTGCCGTTTGGTTTGCGTTAAAGTTTAGTCTCGTCGTCTTCTTATTTATCTGGTTTCGCATTACGTTTCCGCGTGTGCGTGCCGATCAATTGATGGAGTTTGGTTGGAAAGTGTTATTGCCTGTGGCGCTCGTCAATATTTTTGTCACAGCGCTTGTGAAACAACTATTTTTTTAA